The Pseudanabaena sp. ABRG5-3 genome includes the window AGGTGGTGAAGGAATTCTATTTTTAGAAACAGGCGATCGTAATATTAACTCACTAATCGAAATCAGTACCAATATTGGGAAAACGCCCGTAATGGTACAGGAATATCTACCTGATGCTCAATTAGGCGATAAGCGGATTATTCTCCTTGATGGCGAACCCATTGGCGCAGTGAATCGGGTTCCGAAATCAGGGGAATTTCGCGGCAATATGGCAGCAGGAGGTAGTGCTGTGCAAGTAGATATTACCGATCGCGAAAGAGAAATATGCCATCAACTTGCCCCCACCCTCAAACGCGATGGCTTAATGTTTGTGGGTATTGATGTGATCGGCGGCTACTTGACGGAAGTGAATGTCACTAGTCCTACAGGTGTGCGCGAAATTGATCGTCTCGATGGGGTATCTTTAGGCGATCGCGTGATGGATTGGTTAGCAGGTTTTTAGTTAATTGATGCGTTATTGCAACGTAACGCATCAATTAACTAAAAACCTAGCCCTCTTGACTAGAGTTAAAATAGGGTTAGAACATCTAGAAGAAAAATTTTTAGTTATGTCGCTTTTGCCCATGAAAATTTTTAGCCCCAAATTTATGAAAAAGATTAAAGATAACGTCAAAGTCTGGACGCGATCGCTGGTTGCAATATCCCTAGTTGCCATGACAATCTTTGGTAATGCCCACGAAGCTTTTGCTAAGCGTTCAGGTGGCAGAATTGGAGGTAGCTCTTTTAAATCTGCTCCTAGCCGCTCTGCCCCATCAAACCCTAGCTATAGTGGTAATAGCACTCCCTACTACAACAATGGTGGTGGTGGATTTTTCTTCTTACCTATGTTTTTTGGTGGTGGCATGGGTGGCGGCTTATTTACCCTATTACTGTTGGTAATTGTTGCAGGCGTGATCATGCAAGCATTTCGTGGTCGTGGTGATGGCGAAGGCATTACAGGCATGGACAGCAAAGTTAGCGTTGCCAAAATCCAAGTTGGTCTACTTGCCTCTGCGCGATCGCTCCAGCAAGAGCTAACCCGTTTGGCGCTAGAGTCTGACACCTCTTCCTCCGAAGGCTTGGCTGCCGTTACTCGCGAAACTGTCGTTTCCCTAATGCGTCATCCCGAATATTGGGTCTATGTCAGCAGTGCTAACGAAAACACGAAGTTTGCCCTAGCTGAACAAAAATTTAATAGCTTAGTCATGTCTGAGCGTAGCAAGCTTAATGCTGAAACTTTAAGTAATGTCGGTGGGCGCGTGCTACAGGGCAAAACTGCGGCATCTTTACCTAGTGAGGGTAGTCTGAGCCTCGAAGATCCTAGCGAGTATATTGTAGTGACCATGCTATTAGCAGTCGCAGGTGATTCCCTCAGTAAGCTGCCCACCTTGAGATCTTCTGAAGATTTACAAGCAGCTCTATCAGTGATTGGTTCTGTACCTGAAGATAATCTCTTAG containing:
- a CDS encoding DUF1517 domain-containing protein; the protein is MKKIKDNVKVWTRSLVAISLVAMTIFGNAHEAFAKRSGGRIGGSSFKSAPSRSAPSNPSYSGNSTPYYNNGGGGFFFLPMFFGGGMGGGLFTLLLLVIVAGVIMQAFRGRGDGEGITGMDSKVSVAKIQVGLLASARSLQQELTRLALESDTSSSEGLAAVTRETVVSLMRHPEYWVYVSSANENTKFALAEQKFNSLVMSERSKLNAETLSNVGGRVLQGKTAASLPSEGSLSLEDPSEYIVVTMLLAVAGDSLSKLPTLRSSEDLQAALSVIGSVPEDNLLAVEILWEPQSENYTLTNDEVLTVYPDLVRI